The Scatophagus argus isolate fScaArg1 chromosome 4, fScaArg1.pri, whole genome shotgun sequence DNA window ATTAAGGACACTGAACCACTTAATCGACCCACGTAAAACAGTAACTTCTTCTCTGGTCTCATTGAAGCTAAACCCACGAGGGCCCGCGGCTGCAGACACGCTGCGCGACATGTCTGTGAAGATTATAAGATGTTAAACCTCTCCCCGTTGAAATAAACAGTAACTGTGTGGACAATTATTGGCAATGTTGTGCAATGTTTGTGGCAATTGCAGAGTGCCGAGGCAAGACACCTGCCGACTCATCTTACTCCGAAAGGATGACTCAGCGTTTTCAGCGTGATGAAATACAGGAGAGATCTGACGTGTATTGGACTGGCTGAAGATGAGTTTAATTGTAATCACTTTGGTGAAGTGACCTTCCACacagcgccaccatcaggtgACATTTATAATTTGTCCAAATGTATGAAAAcctaatgacattcccatcaggtCAACAGAGTGGTGCCATTTAgcacatgttagcatgctaacaccagcgagttagcatttagctcagcaCCGAAGAGCCGCGCAGAGAGTTAGTTTAAAGTAAGTCAGCGTGGTGTTTTCAGACGCTTTACAGGTGTAGCTCAGGTGTGGCTCTGCTCTGGAAGTCAGCCAGCTCACTCGTGCCTTTCATCAAagcaccaaacaacagaaaaacgtTCGTTCAGTCTGACacattcagaataaaacaatttattcattacaaacatataaaaatgacaaaaacaaccagGCGGTGAGATATAAAAACTTTCAGTTTGTACAAAACCATCACCAGAAATGCATACTTGCTCCATATGAagattttcatcttttttttcttcagtacaAAGTATAGCTACAAAGATTTTCTTTAAACTTATGTTTGTCAgaagatgtaaaaaaacaaacaaaacaacaacaactaatgGGCACAAATTTCATGACAGACTTGCAAATTCAAATACAGAACCAGAAGTCGATGAAATATTCACAGTGTTGCCTTCACATCAGTGATGTGAATTGTAAACATTGTTGCATATCATAACTCACCTcaataaatatacagaaaaGCTCATCTTGTGAGCTAAACGTGTGTAAAAAAGGTACAAACTTGTCAATCATTTTAAAACCTCTGATCAGTTTTGGTTGATTATCGCCTGTCAGCTCAAAACTTTCGTGGTCAATCGAGCCGTGAACAAAAATAAGGCAAAAATCCCAGAAGCAACATCTGACCGACTCAGGTGGAGTAAAGTAGCATTTTCTCATCTGATGAAACCATGAAATGGAATATACAATAAAACAGCAGGGTTCATTCACATTTAGGTACATAtaaacatttgtacattttgacCAAATACTGGGAGGCCATTTGAAGTGACGCATTAAGTCTCCACAGGGGAACggataaaacaggaaatcaggtAACCAGCAGGAAAATGATTTTAAAGTAACAAAGTGGGATACCGTGAACTGCCGAGAGATTTTCTACtcataaagtacaaaaaagagTTAACTAACGATGTGATCTTTACGTAGTAGTATTCAAGTACTTCATATTCAGAGGGAAACAGGCAGATCACAAAGCACATCCACATGTTCTCCTGGGCACACAGTTACATAATTGTCATTAGCATCTCTTTATTGTCATTCTGTTTGATGGGATGGACATAAACATGAGACACGGACTTCTTTGCATGGCAGGCTGCTGCTTTTATAAAGCAGGGCTGACGTGAACTTGGTCAAGTGAGGCGTTTCATTTCTCAGAGCAGCCGCGTGTGCCTGATTGTCaaagttgaaaaagaaaatcctaaAATACAGCTGCACAAGCttcttagaaaaataaataatcccTTCTCAGCTTCAGCATGCAAAGAACAAGTACAAGAAAAGGAATACGTCCTCTGATAAGGACTGAGGAGTCACAGCCTGTCACATTTGATGGCATACAGTGCTGTCTCTTTAGTCTGCTgtaacagaggaggaaaaacttTAAACAATGAGCTTTCTCACGGGACAAAGCTCCAGCGAGGTGCGACAGTGTCCAGGACCACAGTGTTGTCGTCTGTTCAGTAAAACCGCTATTGGGTGTCTGTCTGAGATATACCTGTGAACGACAAAGAGAGAACGTTAGAGAACAGTTCCCAAAGGTTCACACAAGTTAACTCTGAATTAAGGAGCCTCGTTACAGAAACCTCCTATCTTAACTCTGGATCTCCGGTATCACACGAACATGTTTGCTGACTGCATTTAGGAAAAGAATCTCACTTTAGGATGGCACAGAACCCATCCTAAATTCAAAATAGCTGGTAAAAATGGCAGCACCACTGTTGTTAGTTCTAGTTAGGATTTCTTGAGACAAGATATGAGATCTGAGATAGTTAAGCATTCAGGAGTTGCTTCAGGAATGAGAAGATAGGatttttcctgtctttgaaACTTAAGATAGGACAGGACAAGCAGGAAGTTTATCTGAAACGAGGCCTCCAAATGTTTTGGCGTGCACAGTTTCACTGCACGTGGATGATACAGCAGCAGGCAAGAAAAATATGCAGGCAGGTGAGCAGTGAGAGGCGGAAtaacaaaagaggaaagaggcGAGAGGGCAGGCAGAACAACGGACCGACTTAAGCTGCTAGAGCAGCGCTGAGCTGGAGTCGGAGTCTGAACCGTGGCCAGTGGTGAGGCAGGGCTCACGGGAACAGAGGGATTCCTGAGCCCGCCTGTACTCTTGGTACTCCTGGCGGAGAGCGTTGAAGCGCGCCTCACTTAGGGAGCGGCTGTACTGGCAGCGAGGTGGGATGGAAGCTGGAGGGCTGACTGAGGGAGACGGGCCTGGGGAGGGCATCAGGGAGAGGAAACGCATGGATGGGCACATCATGGGACACGTTCACAATAACAGCACGAGGGCACAGGATGAACACATGCAGCATCACATCAAGCATTACGCTCACAACACATGCAACATCAAAAAGCttgcgagagagagagagagagagaaaatgatcaccttcctgctgctggtcCTGGAGGCCAACAGCTTGATCAGATCTGAgctcccctctgcctctctgaaaaCCCATTTGTGACTGATCAAATCTCATGGCCTCCAGGACCTCCGAGTCCACGCAGGCATCGGCAGAGTCCCACTCATAACTCTCATCTACTGAGGTGTTCCTTCTAATGagatacacaaaacaaatggtCAGAGAAGAACGATCAcaagcaagaaacaaaaaacaacattaaagtaATTTTGGCAGCATAAATGAATCCGTCTGCCCAGGAGACACTCCAGCgagtttgctgttgttgtccaGGTGTGGGGGCCGTTTCACCTTTTTGCTCTCCTCTCAGGCAGCTCCGTCTCAGCTCTGTGCCTCTCGCTTTCCTCTGTGGTTTCGGGCGAGCTGAGCAGTGTTGGAGTGATGGACAGAGATTGTCGGAAGAGACCAGCGCTTCCTCTGCCACTGCTCTGACTGGCATAACtggccctccctccctccctgatCTCTCTGACCTCCCGGGTCTCTggctcccctcccctccccatcaccctgtctggctgtctgtaaCTCTCTCTTTCCCTTGGTGGGACAGGGGCGTAGTAAGGTGAGGGCCAACTGATGCCCCTGGGCAGGTAGGACCTTGGAGGGCCCCTCCTGGGTTCCATGGGTCTCAGGTTTTCCCCCCTTGATCCTGGCCAGTGTTGGTACTGGTACTGAGGAACAGGGATGGAGGAGGGCATGGGGACATATTTATGCTGGGCAGACCTCAGGGTATCTTGATAAGAGGGAGACCACCTGGAGGATTCTGGGAAAACAGTAGCTTGCCGTCGGGGATCGGAGGGTTCCAGCATGGGGGAGATTGAAGCCTGTCTGGAAGAGTACATCGAAGGAGTGAGGTAGGAAGGACTTGCTAAAGATCTTGGTGCATGGTGAGGCCTCTCTAAGCTCCCCATGCTGGGGCGTCTGAATGGGACATACTCCCTCCAGGAGGGTCCTGGTCTGGGAAAGGAAGACGGACTGCGACCCAAACTGTAGGATCTGATATCTGGGTTTGGGAACTCGTCCCAATAACATTTCTCAGAAATATATGTCCTTGGGCTCTCAAAGTGCTCCCACCTCTGTGAGCCTAAACTGATAGATTTCTTTAGGAAAGGACGAGGCTGTCCCATACCTGAGAGCGTCCTGCAAGGGCCTAAGCTTATGGATTTCTTGAGAAATGGCCCAGGAGCTTGACATATTCGTGATGCAATATTATTAGCCCTGCTGCCCTGAGAAGCTTGTCTTTGGGATTTCTCTGATAAAGACTCACTACTGTCTACAAAACTCTGTGAGTGTTTTGATACTATATCTGCCATGCCTTTAGCTGCACTGAACAAGGTGTGAGCAGACTTGGATCCAAGTCTTGAttcaggtctgtctgtgcttttagTCCCAACTCgaatttgtgttttctcatcatAAAGTTGCTTGCTAGTTTTTTCTGGAGCAGGTGATGATGGTCTTGTTTCATCTGGAAATCTAACTCTAAGTGAAGAATCTCTACCGTCTCCTTGGGGGTAGCGTTTAAAGTCCTGTTTTGTACTAGCATGAAAACTGGACTGTGCGGCACCCGTGTGTTGAGTCTGTTCAAAGCAAACCTTTTGGTTTGAGACTGTTTCCCGGTTTTCCTGAACATGAACCTCCCAGTTTTTAGGAACCACATCAGGCTTAGCCCCTGGGGATTTTTCTGGCTTTAGTTCTGAACCTTGTCCAGCTGTGCCTGTGACTTCAGCCTCATCCACAGGCTCATCCACACTCATTTCAATGAAACCTGGAAGGCTCAGGTACTCAAGAATTGCACTTGTCTGCAGTGAGGACATTCTGGGAGATGGAGCTGCAGGCTTGGCCTTGAAGGACCCTGACATTCCAGGGACAGAAAACTGTGACTGGTCACTCTCCACCTCTTCTACAAGAGTCAATGTTGAAATGGGGCTTGGACTATCAGAGAAGAGACATCTGTCACTCCTTCTTGAGCGTGTTCGCACACCTTCTCTCTCTAAGTCAGAGTAAAACCCCGAACACCGTCGGTCATCAGGAGCCTgagtctctttttctttggcCTTCGTCCCTACTTCATGATGTTCATAAGGCAAGGTAGAATAACTTGATGGACTCTGATCCCTTGTTGCCGTGTAATCTACTTCTGCAGTTTTCTCAGGCTGATTATGTGGAGCAGAAGCTGAACTTTCAGGCCCATCACTGTCAACTGAAGGACCTCTGGTAGGCTGAGTGCCTGCATAAGCATACGAATGTCTGGAGCTTGAAGCAACACCTCTGTCCTGTGTCTTTTCCCTTAAACCCTGCTCAATCACTGACTTTCGGTAtgtatctgtctctctctgaggaCTCAGTGACCTGGCTCTGTCTGGTGTTTGGGACAGGACAGGGGGGCTTTCTGAGGTGACATCTGGGGAGAGCATGGGGAGGGAGGTGTTCTGGGTGACCGGAGAGCGTGATGAATCAATGGCAAAAGAGTCCTCTGTGGTTTCCCTGCATGTTCGAGGATGCTGTGACCGGGGTGATGTGGTCTCCCGGGGGCTCTGTACAGGAATGAGGCTGGTGACCGATGTAACAGGGCTAATGTCCCAATGAATGCGAGACGTAGGGAGCCGGTCCATGGGACTGCTGGTGTTCCCAAAGTAGCAGGCCCTCCGATAGTCAGATACTTGACTTGTTTGACCTGAGGGCCTGTATTTCTGTCTCATAGTAACATCTTGTGGCTTCCATACAGGCTCTTCCTCTGACTTAAGTGTGCCTCTTTGAGGGCCTTCTGTCTTATTAGACTGTCGCTCGTCTCTTCCATGACCATGActtctctgattggctgtgtagctctccagctccctctccattttttccctctcctttgcCAGTTGGACACACTTGTTAATGCTATCCCTCTCCAGCTCACTGTCAAGCTGTGAGACCAGGGTGCTATTATTTGTCAATTGACTCTCTATAGGTTGGTAGTCTGAATGGTGTGGTCTGTCTCTATCCAAAAGCTTAGTTTTCCTGGCCAAACTGGGGAACAGATCTTCTGCGTGGCCCGCCATGCGACATCTCCTGAGAGAATCGCTGGGTTTCTTCTCACTGTTGTCTGAATAGAAGCTGGCTCGTTCCAGCAGGGCTTCTGAGCCTTGTTCGTCATCAGAGTAAAAGCAGCCGTGGCGAGAGAAGTTTCTGGCCATGGCCCGCACTCTtccaggagaggaaggaggccTGCTCAGCTCTCGAACATCTACAGTGAGGGGAGAATTCTTCCTCTCGTCCTTCTCTGAGCTTAAAATGCTTGACTTTGGAGAGTCCCTGAAAGATGTTCTGTTGCTCCCTGAACCACTAGCCCCACCATTAATTTGTAGGATGTCCTCTTTCAAGTTTTTCATATTGGCGGGGCTAGAACCTCCTTGCAGTGGTTGGACAATGAAGCGTCCATCTGGACCTCTGGAGATGGACTCCAGAGCAGTGGGTGACGGGGCCTGAGAGCCCAAGTGGCTCTCAAAGAGTGTGTAatgtggtggaggagaggagttGGACAGCAGTTGTTTCCGCTGGTCGTGGTATTCCCCACGGCTGCCCTTATCAAAGGACGACCGGTCGgactgtgaggaggaggtgttAGGGAAGAAGGGAAGTGGTGGACACAGCTTCAGCTTGAGGACACTGTCAGGGCTGCGAGGAGGTGAGCGGGcgctgagaaagacagagaaaaaatcCCCAACAACATCACATCATGCTGCAGattctcacaaaacacattcaaacaaaaagttgtttttagcGTCTCAATACAGTCCACTAATGACTATAATAACCATACATCAATTAAAAGCCTGTTAAAAGCCTGTTGGACTGTCACAATCTAAAACAAATGAAGGAAGAGAAATATTGAAACATATGTGCAAATATCCAGGAGCACTTATGAAGACACTTACTCTGGAGATGAGCTCTTCTGGAAGGCAGATGGGAGATCTAAGAAAAACGtgaaaaagtgaataaaaatgacaaaaaatagcACAGTTAAAATTGTTCAATCATTACATAGTGTAGTTAGCATAAAAATCAACTACTGTACTTTCCACAGACAGAGTGAAGATAGTGTTTTACcttgtcttctctttctgcGCCGGCGTTGTCTCCTGTGACTCATATAGCAGGCTGTCACCAACGAGAGGATGATGGCCATGAACAGGAAGCACACTCCTCCTAACACACCAGCCAACAGGGGCTCAGGGATGACCTCCAAGAAACTTGGGCG harbors:
- the igsf9b gene encoding protein turtle homolog A isoform X2, producing the protein MGLEGRWLQAVTAVAICLLSVSQGEASLVRAREGGSAELSCSLTPTAKEATTPNLFPLHVVEWVRLGYNVPILIKFGVYAPRVHPNYKGRVSLTRGASLLVERLTLEDEGWFECRILLLDSEKDDFRNGTWTFLSITAPPVFIKTPPTFVEVLLGDSLTLSCGAHGNPRPTVVWHKDESRIEKHEKIKVLNGSLSLASVTRNISGVYKCHVSNSEGNLTHSTQLQVKGPPIIIISPEDTTLNMSQDAVLQCQADAYPSNLTYEWLKQGQNVYHIESLKSRVKVLVDGTLLIPNLIPEDAGNYTCIPTNGLLAPPSASAQLTVKHPARVVRMSRETYLPAGMEGVIVCPVQADPPVLYVNWTKDGNDLNLDNYPGWMVNSEGSVFIATANDNAVGMYTCTAYNSYGTMGQSEPTQVILKDPPSFQVPPRPEYLQEVGRELIIPCEASGDPTPNITWSKIGPSPRSQYTVLANGSLLLQPLSKDHHGGWECLATNRVATVSAGTVVMVLGTSPHAVSAVSVTTEMNQANVSWVPGFDGGYTQKFTVWVKQSSRGKHEWASLPVPTSKNYLLVTGLLAGTGYQFSVLPQNKLGSGPFSEIVSVRTQAVPTEKPTVITTVPVLDPPILLSANRTERGVLLQWTPPEAPSSPLTGYVLQARKDQGQWVILSSNISANQSELLVQGLLRDYKYDLRLMSRSNKVLSEPSESVNVSTVGMEIYPLRPSFLEVIPEPLLAGVLGGVCFLFMAIILSLVTACYMSHRRQRRRRKRRQDLPSAFQKSSSPDARSPPRSPDSVLKLKLCPPLPFFPNTSSSQSDRSSFDKGSRGEYHDQRKQLLSNSSPPPHYTLFESHLGSQAPSPTALESISRGPDGRFIVQPLQGGSSPANMKNLKEDILQINGGASGSGSNRTSFRDSPKSSILSSEKDERKNSPLTVDVRELSRPPSSPGRVRAMARNFSRHGCFYSDDEQGSEALLERASFYSDNSEKKPSDSLRRCRMAGHAEDLFPSLARKTKLLDRDRPHHSDYQPIESQLTNNSTLVSQLDSELERDSINKCVQLAKEREKMERELESYTANQRSHGHGRDERQSNKTEGPQRGTLKSEEEPVWKPQDVTMRQKYRPSGQTSQVSDYRRACYFGNTSSPMDRLPTSRIHWDISPVTSVTSLIPVQSPRETTSPRSQHPRTCRETTEDSFAIDSSRSPVTQNTSLPMLSPDVTSESPPVLSQTPDRARSLSPQRETDTYRKSVIEQGLREKTQDRGVASSSRHSYAYAGTQPTRGPSVDSDGPESSASAPHNQPEKTAEVDYTATRDQSPSSYSTLPYEHHEVGTKAKEKETQAPDDRRCSGFYSDLEREGVRTRSRRSDRCLFSDSPSPISTLTLVEEVESDQSQFSVPGMSGSFKAKPAAPSPRMSSLQTSAILEYLSLPGFIEMSVDEPVDEAEVTGTAGQGSELKPEKSPGAKPDVVPKNWEVHVQENRETVSNQKVCFEQTQHTGAAQSSFHASTKQDFKRYPQGDGRDSSLRVRFPDETRPSSPAPEKTSKQLYDEKTQIRVGTKSTDRPESRLGSKSAHTLFSAAKGMADIVSKHSQSFVDSSESLSEKSQRQASQGSRANNIASRICQAPGPFLKKSISLGPCRTLSGMGQPRPFLKKSISLGSQRWEHFESPRTYISEKCYWDEFPNPDIRSYSLGRSPSSFPRPGPSWREYVPFRRPSMGSLERPHHAPRSLASPSYLTPSMYSSRQASISPMLEPSDPRRQATVFPESSRWSPSYQDTLRSAQHKYVPMPSSIPVPQYQYQHWPGSRGENLRPMEPRRGPPRSYLPRGISWPSPYYAPVPPRERESYRQPDRVMGRGGEPETREVREIREGGRASYASQSSGRGSAGLFRQSLSITPTLLSSPETTEESERHRAETELPERRAKRRNTSVDESYEWDSADACVDSEVLEAMRFDQSQMGFQRGRGELRSDQAVGLQDQQQEGISQTDTQ
- the igsf9b gene encoding protein turtle homolog A isoform X1 → MGLEGRWLQAVTAVAICLLSVSQGEASLVRAREGGSAELSCSLTPTAKEATTPNLFPLHVVEWVRLGYNVPILIKFGVYAPRVHPNYKGRVSLTRGASLLVERLTLEDEGWFECRILLLDSEKDDFRNGTWTFLSITAPPVFIKTPPTFVEVLLGDSLTLSCGAHGNPRPTVVWHKDESRIEKHEKIKVLNGSLSLASVTRNISGVYKCHVSNSEGNLTHSTQLQVKGPPIIIISPEDTTLNMSQDAVLQCQADAYPSNLTYEWLKQGQNVYHIESLKSRVKVLVDGTLLIPNLIPEDAGNYTCIPTNGLLAPPSASAQLTVKHPARVVRMSRETYLPAGMEGVIVCPVQADPPVLYVNWTKDGNDLNLDNYPGWMVNSEGSVFIATANDNAVGMYTCTAYNSYGTMGQSEPTQVILKDPPSFQVPPRPEYLQEVGRELIIPCEASGDPTPNITWSKIGPSPRSQYTVLANGSLLLQPLSKDHHGGWECLATNRVATVSAGTVVMVLGTSPHAVSAVSVTTEMNQANVSWVPGFDGGYTQKFTVWVKQSSRGKHEWASLPVPTSKNYLLVTGLLAGTGYQFSVLPQNKLGSGPFSEIVSVRTQAVPTEKPTVITTVPVLDPPILLSANRTERGVLLQWTPPEAPSSPLTGYVLQARKDQGQWVILSSNISANQSELLVQGLLRDYKYDLRLMSRSNKVLSEPSESVNVSTVGMEIYPLRPSFLEVIPEPLLAGVLGGVCFLFMAIILSLVTACYMSHRRQRRRRKRRQDLPSAFQKSSSPDARSPPRSPDSVLKLKLCPPLPFFPNTSSSQSDRSSFDKGSRGEYHDQRKQLLSNSSPPPHYTLFESHLGSQAPSPTALESISRGPDGRFIVQPLQGGSSPANMKNLKEDILQINGGASGSGSNRTSFRDSPKSSILSSEKDERKNSPLTVDVRELSRPPSSPGRVRAMARNFSRHGCFYSDDEQGSEALLERASFYSDNSEKKPSDSLRRCRMAGHAEDLFPSLARKTKLLDRDRPHHSDYQPIESQLTNNSTLVSQLDSELERDSINKCVQLAKEREKMERELESYTANQRSHGHGRDERQSNKTEGPQRGTLKSEEEPVWKPQDVTMRQKYRPSGQTSQVSDYRRACYFGNTSSPMDRLPTSRIHWDISPVTSVTSLIPVQSPRETTSPRSQHPRTCRETTEDSFAIDSSRSPVTQNTSLPMLSPDVTSESPPVLSQTPDRARSLSPQRETDTYRKSVIEQGLREKTQDRGVASSSRHSYAYAGTQPTRGPSVDSDGPESSASAPHNQPEKTAEVDYTATRDQSPSSYSTLPYEHHEVGTKAKEKETQAPDDRRCSGFYSDLEREGVRTRSRRSDRCLFSDSPSPISTLTLVEEVESDQSQFSVPGMSGSFKAKPAAPSPRMSSLQTSAILEYLSLPGFIEMSVDEPVDEAEVTGTAGQGSELKPEKSPGAKPDVVPKNWEVHVQENRETVSNQKVCFEQTQHTGAAQSSFHASTKQDFKRYPQGDGRDSSLRVRFPDETRPSSPAPEKTSKQLYDEKTQIRVGTKSTDRPESRLGSKSAHTLFSAAKGMADIVSKHSQSFVDSSESLSEKSQRQASQGSRANNIASRICQAPGPFLKKSISLGPCRTLSGMGQPRPFLKKSISLGSQRWEHFESPRTYISEKCYWDEFPNPDIRSYSLGRSPSSFPRPGPSWREYVPFRRPSMGSLERPHHAPRSLASPSYLTPSMYSSRQASISPMLEPSDPRRQATVFPESSRWSPSYQDTLRSAQHKYVPMPSSIPVPQYQYQHWPGSRGENLRPMEPRRGPPRSYLPRGISWPSPYYAPVPPRERESYRQPDRVMGRGGEPETREVREIREGGRASYASQSSGRGSAGLFRQSLSITPTLLSSPETTEESERHRAETELPERRAKRRNTSVDESYEWDSADACVDSEVLEAMRFDQSQMGFQRGRGELRSDQAVGLQDQQQEGPSPSVSPPASIPPRCQYSRSLSEARFNALRQEYQEYRRAQESLCSREPCLTTGHGSDSDSSSALL